From the genome of Candidatus Eisenbacteria bacterium:
GGAATGGTGGTACTTGGTTATCAGAGCACTCTACCTGTGACCGTCGAAGAGATGATTCATCACACAAAGGCGGTTTCGAGAGCGAAGCCGAGAGCTCTTGTCGTGGGGGATATGCCATTCATGTCATTCCAGGCGGGCCCGGCAGATGCCCTTAAGAATGCCGGAGAGTTCATAAAGAAGGGCTCCTGCGAAGCAGTCAAGATTGAGGGCGGAAAAATGAGATGTGAGACTGTGAAGCTCCTCGTTGAAAATGGCATTCCCGTGATGGGTCACATCGGGCTCACGCCGCAGTCCATTCTGAGCTACGGAGGATACAAGGTACAGGGAAGGATTTCGGAGCAGGCGGCACAACTGAAGGAGGATGCACTCGCGCTGGAAAATGCCGGGTGTTTCTCGATTGTGCTCGAAGCAGTCCCGTGGAAGCTCTCGAAAGAGATAACTGAATCTCTGAAGATTCCGACGATAGGCATAGGCGCGGGTCCCCATTGCGACGGACAGGTGCTGGTAGTCCACGACATGCTTGGAATGTTCCTTGAATTCACGCCGAAATTCGTGAAGCGTTATGCCAATCTTGCATCAACGATGAAGGAAGCATTCTCGGACTATGTTCGGGAAGTGAAGTCAGGGAAATTCCCTGACCTGGAGCATAGCTACGAATAGGGAAGCGGGATCGGTGGAAAGTCAGGTTTCCGACTCCCGTCACCGGCGCTGAGCCCTCATGAAGGTAATCGGAAGAGCAGCTGAAATGAGAGACTTCTCCGACTCGGAGCGGAGGAAAAAGAAGAAAATCGCCTTCGTCCCTACCATGGGATATCTGCACGAGGGGCACCTGAGCTTGCTGAGGAAAGCCCGGAAGATTGCCGACACAACGGTCATGAGCAT
Proteins encoded in this window:
- the panB gene encoding 3-methyl-2-oxobutanoate hydroxymethyltransferase is translated as MSEGKVTTETVKAMKEKGERIAVLTAYDYPTARLMDSCGIDIILVGDSVGMVVLGYQSTLPVTVEEMIHHTKAVSRAKPRALVVGDMPFMSFQAGPADALKNAGEFIKKGSCEAVKIEGGKMRCETVKLLVENGIPVMGHIGLTPQSILSYGGYKVQGRISEQAAQLKEDALALENAGCFSIVLEAVPWKLSKEITESLKIPTIGIGAGPHCDGQVLVVHDMLGMFLEFTPKFVKRYANLASTMKEAFSDYVREVKSGKFPDLEHSYE